In Cutaneotrichosporon cavernicola HIS019 DNA, chromosome: 1, one DNA window encodes the following:
- the ARO2 gene encoding uncharacterized protein (Chorismate synthase) → MSTFGKLYRVTTYGESHCKSVGCIVDGCPPGLTLTNEDIQVQLSRRRPGQSDITTPRSEFDTVQVQSGTEHGVTLGTPIGMLVQNKDQRPHDYTETDLYPRPSHADYTYLAKYGVKASSGGGRASARETIGRVAAGAIAEKYLKEAYGVEIVAFVGSVGPVALPFSQEDDEVLGKEYLDLVKNVTREEVDKEITRCPERVTSAKMEEAIRAAKARNDSLGGTVTCVIRNCPLGLGEPCFDKLEAVLAHAMLSIPSTKGFEFGSGFRGTTFPGSQHNDPFTSDHGKGENRLRTTTNWSGGVQGGISNGEDIYFRVAFKPPATISQEQSTAQYDGRDGVLATRGRHDPCVVPRAVPIVETMAAIVVMDLVLQQNARAHAASLLAPVTSLPPTMVFPGQRK, encoded by the exons ATGTCCACCTTTGGAAAACTGTACCGCGTCACGACGTACGGCGAGAGTCACTGCAAGTCTGTCGGCTGCATCGTCGACGGATGCCCGCCAGgtctcaccctcaccaaTGAGGACATCCAGGTCCAGCTTAGCCGGAGGCGGCCGGGCCAGAGCGACATCACGACGCCG CGCTCCGAGTTCGACACCGTCCAGGTGCAGAGCGGCACCGAGCACGGCGTTACCCTCGGCACGCCGATCGGCATGCTGGTGCAGAACAAGGACCAGCGCCCGCACGACTACACCGAGACCGACCTCTACCCCCGCCCCTCGCACGCCGACTACACCTACCTGGCCAAGTACGGTGTAAAGGCGTCGTCTggtggcggccgcgctTCTGCGCGTGAGACGATCGGTCGTGTCGCTGCTGGCGCCATTGCCGAAAAGTACCTCAAGGAGGCGTACGGTGTGGAGATTGTCGCGTTCGTCGGCTCCGTTGGCCCCGTCGCCCTCCCGTTTTCGCAAGAGGACGACGAAGTGCTCGGCAAGGAGTACCTCGACCTGGTCAAGAACGtgacgcgcgaggaggttgacAAGGAGATTACGCGCTGCCCTGAACGCGTGACCTCGgccaagatggaggaggcaatccgcgcggccaaggcgcgTAACGACTCGCTCGGCGGGACGGTCACCTGCGTGATCCGCAACTGccctctcggcctcggcgagccgTGCTttgacaagctcgaggctgtGCTCGCTCACGCCATGCTCTCGATCCCGTCGACCAAGGGCTTTGAGTTTGGCTCGGGCTTCCGCGGCACCACTTTCCCCGGCTCGCAGCACAACGACCCCTTCACCTCGGACCacggcaagggcgagaacCGCCTGCGCACTACCACCAACTGGTCCGGTGGTGTGCAGGGCGGCATCTCGAACGGCGAGGACATCTACTTCCGCGTCGCATTCAAGCCGCCCGCCACCATCAGCCAGGAGCAGAGCACGGCACAGTACGACGGCAGGGACGGAGTGCTCGCcacgcgcggccgccacgaCCCCTGTGTCGTGCCTCGCGCCGTGCCCATTGTCGAGACCATGGCCGCTATTGTCGTCATGGACCTTGTCCTGCAGCagaacgcgcgcgcccacgccgcgtcgctcctcgcgcccgTTACTAGCTTGCCGCCGACCATGGTGTTTCCCGGCCAGCGCAAGTAA
- the PEX10 gene encoding uncharacterized protein (Peroxisome assembly protein per8 (Peroxin-10)), translating to MDSTRSVSHTIQGQSTAQPLTASAAVAGTATPPDAFDRLQPDPASQAQILRSYQRDAAQVGRLTELVSELLRSLAGTRWLAHKQTIVDLAVRAVYLLLTFGRGRQTLGEEYTDIMPVAHKLAPTRRRRLLTIALLLLPTVLTSPSMLHYLRGDPYNNSRWAAAKRRVAKFIESPLGQSLPEIHLVVFMFSGRFYEFARRITGMAYISDMPPIPAEHKQASYEPLGLIMALPLLYRLFPRNLGTTSASPSRAVAGSMEEKVTQHDYSGTATPIRNAPEDSVVVTNEAQYDVPNTYLDPEALDLPERQCTLCLESRGTGEGSGGTTAVTECGHIFCWGCLGGLDKMECPLCRQALRMERLVPAYNL from the exons ATGGACTCGACACGCTCCGTCTCACATACCATCCAGGGGCAGAGCACCGCGCAGCCCCtcacggcctcggcagccgTGGCAGGTACCGCGACGCCCCCCGATGCCTTCGACCGCCTGCAGCCCGACCCTGCGTCGCAGGCGCAGATCC tgCGCTCGTAtcagcgcgacgcggcaCAGGTGGGCCGTCTGACCGAGCTCGTGAGCGAGCTGCTCCGGTCCCTGGCTG GCACGCGCTGGCTCGCCCACAAGCAGACGAtagtcgacctcgccgtgCGCGCCGTCTACCTTCTCCTAACATTTGGGCGGGGACGCCAGACGCTCGGGGAAGAGTATACCGATATCATGCCGGTCGCACACAAGCTTGCGCCGACACGAAGG cggcgCTTACTCACCAtcgcgctcctgctcctccccACTGTGCTGACGTCTCCGTCGATGTTGCACTACCTGCGCGGGGATCCATACAATAATTCCCGGTGGGCCGCGGCGAAGCGCCGCGTGGCAAAGTTCATCGAGAGTCCCCTCGGTCAGAGCCTGCCCGAAatccacctcgtcgtgtTCATGTTTAGCGGCCGGTTTTACGAGTTTGCACGCCGTATCACGGGCATGGCGTAT ATCTCGGACATGCCGCCCATCCCCGCGGAGCACAAGCAGGCATCATACGAGCCTCTCGGCCTCATCATggccctccctctcctctaTCGCCTCTTCCCCCGAAACCTGGGGACTACGAGTGCTTCTCCCTCTCGCGCTGTCGCGGGGAGCATGGAGGAGAAGGTCACGCAGCACGACTACAGCGGGACGGCGACGCCCATCAGAAATGCACCCGAGGACAGCGTGGTGGTAACGAACGAGGCCCAGTACGACGTTCCCAACACGTATCTCGACCcggaggcgctcgacctccccgAGCGCCAGTGCACGCTGTGCCTCGAGAGCCGTGGGACAGGTGAGGGTAGTGGCGGCACGACGGCTGTCACCGAGTGCGGACACATTTTCTGCTGGGGCTGCCTGGGTGGACTGGATAAGATGGAATGTCCCCTGTGCAGGCAGGCGCTGCGGATGGAGCGCCTTGTCCCCGCGTACAATCTTTAG
- the HOS2 gene encoding uncharacterized protein (Belongs to the histone deacetylase family. HD Type 1 subfamily), whose product MSAIVDHPTFSDSPFFFDRRNLHIPQAESALLQPHSAQSVSYYFPKHVGNYHYGERHPMRPHRLELTNNLVLGYSLHEKMAMYNPRRATDDELCDFHDEDYIDFLKRVTPANAQKLTKDYTLYNIGDDCPVFHDLFSFCQQYAGGTLAAARKISMGGTDIAINWSGGLHHAKKGEASGFCYVNDIVLGILELLRRHSRVLYIDIDIHHGDGVQEAFYLSNRVLTVSFHKYAADFFPGTGNLSEIGANLGKHFALNVPLHDGIDDESYISLFKAVMEPTITTFRPDSIVLQCGADSLGCDRLGTFNLSIAAHGECVRFIKTFGLPLIALGGGGYRQSSVARCWAYETGVLTGTELPVELPPNNYLEFFGPDYSLHPRLSGSIQNMNSRQYLERIRVSIREKLRYINGAPSVQMQEIPPDLQGLLESEDRKKEERDEEANNGLAGEDRSDGVQKRNEFFDTEIGGDGSGVGGSSSGLGPRGKKTMRF is encoded by the exons ATGAGCGCGATCGTCGATCACCCCACATTCTCGGATAGCCCGTTCTTCTTCGACCGGCGCAACCTGCACATTCCCCAAGCCGAGAGCGCGCTATTGCAA ccaCACTCCGCGCAAAGTGTCTCGTATTATTTCCCAAAACATGTCGGGAACTATCACTATGGC GAACGCCATCCCATGCGCCCTCATCGGCTCGAGTTAACCAACAATTTGGTTTTAGGGTACAGTTTGCACGAAAAGATGGCCATGTATAACCCACGACGCGCGACCGACGATGAGCTGTGTGACTTCCACGACGAGGATTACATCGACTTTCTGAAGCGTGTCACCCCAGCAAATGCGCAGAAGCTCACCAAGGACTACACATTATACAACATAGGTGACGACTGCCCGGTATTTCACGACCTGTTCAGCTTCTGCCAACAGTACGCGGGAGGGACTCTAGCGGCCGCGCGCAAGATAAGCATGGGTGGGACGGACATTGCGATCAATTGGAGTGGCGGGCTGCATCacgccaagaagggcgaggcgagcggcTTTTGCTACGTCAACGATATCGTgctcggcatcctcgagcttctccGTCGTCACTCACGTGTACTGTACATCGACATTGACATCCAccacggcgacggcgtgcAGGAGGCGTTCTACCTCTCCAACCGCGTGCTCACCGTGTCATTCCACAAGTACGCCGCCGACTTCTTCCCTGGGACTGGCAATCTCAGCGAGATTggcgccaacctcggcaagcACTTTGCGCTGAATGTTCCGTTGCACGAcggcatcgacgacgagagctACATCTCTCTCTTCAAGGCGGTAATGGAGCCGACGATCACAACGTTCCGCCCAGACTCGATTGTGCTGCAGTGCGGCGCAGACAGTCTGGGCTGCGACCGCCTTGGGACGTTCAACCTTTCGATCGCGGCTCACGGCGAATGTGTCCGCTTCATCAAGACGTTTGGGCTACCGctcatcgccctcggcggtgGAGGGTACCGTCAGTCCTCGGTCGCGCGGTGTTGGGCCTACGAGACGGGCGTGTTGACGGGTACCGAGCTGCCCGTTGAGCTCCCACCAAACAACTACCTCGAGTTCTTTGGCCCCGACTACTCGCTCCACCCCAGACTGAGTGGGAGTATCCAGAACATGAACTCGCGGCAGTACCTCGAGCGGATCCGGGTGAGCATCCGCGAGAAGCTGCGATACATCAACGGCGCGCCGAGCGTCCAGATGCAGGAGATCCCGCCGGACCTGCAGGGACTGTTAGAGTCCGAGGAccgcaagaaggaggagcgcgacgaggaggcgaaCAACGGATTGGCTGGCGAGGACCGCAGCGACGGGGTGCAGAAGCGCAACGAGTTCTTCGACACCGAGATCGGCGGTGATGGGAGCGGTGTAGGCGGGTCATCATCCGGCCTAGGACCACGAGGGAAGAAGACCATGCGCTTCTAG